One Granulicella sp. 5B5 DNA window includes the following coding sequences:
- a CDS encoding sensor histidine kinase → MTVVAVDREGYAWVGMTSGVVVIDPATARAREVPAMKGTSVLSLLEDVEGNHWIGTESSGLHILRRPLFRGVPALAESPTTAVVQTKDGAMWIGTRDNGLYRIRDGVVDQPVASRSLTSAVILCLQPAPDGGLWVGTPDGLNKVTATNAVRRITTLNGLPDDYIRSLAVSTDGSLWVGTQHGLDHIQGEQHRVFTSIDGLGGDLIGAILADATTRGSAPAVWVATSGGLSRIAEDGAVRTFTKADGLTSLIVTALARDNAGRLWAANRDGAIAVFDEQRFLTLFTMNPRSSEERTIQSLTFDHKGSLWVHMDRGIDRIRAVQIDRCLQHSPCALQSEWLTSYGRADGLHNDEAVATAMGLPWLTPQGELWFPTRAGVAIADIANLREDNKGPPVAIEQVLVDDTPVDVQNHVPEIPYGHRRISIEYAGLDFVSPSSVHYRCRLVDFDRDWQMVGNRRSVTYTNLSPGLYTFHVQARTTDGNWGAAETTIQLRILRPFYRHWWFVALIAVLVCAFLGGIYLLRLRVLHQRFNAVLAERNRMAREIHDTLTQDFVSTCLQLDIVAQQLKRGQVEKAIEQVQRARRYVTEGLAEARQSIWELRTSNTREPLPNQLAHLTERETFASIRPHLDVQGSYRPLSPRAEREILRLANEALVNIVRHANSREAKLTLTYSADALMLTVEDRGTGFDMEDAANKEGHFGLMGMKERASVMDGNLEVTSIVGQGTTVRLRVPLDALSEQRGPR, encoded by the coding sequence GTGACTGTGGTCGCAGTCGATCGCGAAGGCTATGCCTGGGTGGGCATGACCTCAGGAGTCGTTGTCATCGATCCTGCAACAGCTCGTGCCCGCGAGGTGCCGGCGATGAAGGGCACATCGGTGCTCTCCCTTCTTGAGGATGTCGAGGGAAACCACTGGATCGGCACAGAGTCTTCCGGGCTGCACATTCTTCGCCGCCCACTCTTTCGTGGTGTGCCGGCGTTGGCGGAGTCTCCAACAACAGCAGTAGTGCAGACGAAAGACGGAGCCATGTGGATCGGCACCAGAGACAACGGTCTCTACCGCATTCGCGATGGTGTCGTCGACCAGCCAGTAGCCAGCCGGTCGCTGACGAGCGCCGTCATCCTGTGCCTCCAGCCTGCGCCGGATGGTGGACTGTGGGTGGGAACTCCCGATGGGCTGAATAAGGTGACCGCAACGAACGCAGTCCGTCGAATCACTACGCTCAACGGGCTTCCGGACGATTACATTCGCAGTCTCGCAGTATCTACTGACGGCTCACTCTGGGTAGGCACGCAGCATGGGCTTGACCACATCCAGGGAGAGCAACATCGCGTGTTCACCAGCATCGACGGACTCGGTGGCGATCTGATCGGCGCCATACTCGCCGATGCGACGACAAGGGGTTCTGCTCCAGCAGTATGGGTTGCTACCTCGGGTGGGCTTTCGCGCATCGCCGAAGATGGAGCTGTCCGTACGTTCACAAAGGCCGACGGGCTCACATCGTTGATTGTGACCGCGCTGGCACGGGACAACGCAGGACGCCTCTGGGCAGCAAACCGCGACGGCGCAATTGCCGTATTCGATGAGCAGCGTTTTCTCACACTCTTCACCATGAACCCACGCAGTAGCGAGGAGCGGACGATACAGTCCCTCACCTTCGATCACAAGGGATCACTATGGGTTCACATGGACCGCGGCATCGACCGCATTCGTGCGGTCCAGATCGACCGCTGCCTGCAGCATAGCCCCTGTGCACTGCAGAGCGAATGGCTCACAAGTTACGGTCGCGCGGACGGCCTCCACAACGACGAAGCTGTTGCTACAGCCATGGGGTTGCCCTGGCTCACCCCTCAGGGAGAACTCTGGTTCCCCACACGTGCCGGAGTTGCGATCGCAGACATAGCCAACCTTCGCGAGGATAATAAGGGGCCTCCCGTCGCAATCGAGCAGGTCCTCGTCGATGACACGCCCGTAGATGTCCAGAACCATGTCCCGGAAATTCCGTACGGTCATCGGCGCATCTCAATCGAATACGCAGGTCTCGATTTTGTATCGCCCTCCAGCGTGCACTACCGGTGCCGTCTCGTTGACTTTGACCGCGACTGGCAGATGGTTGGCAATCGACGTTCCGTCACCTATACGAACCTCTCTCCCGGCCTCTACACCTTCCATGTACAGGCTCGAACAACCGATGGAAACTGGGGCGCGGCAGAGACGACCATCCAGCTCAGGATTCTTCGTCCCTTCTATCGGCACTGGTGGTTTGTCGCATTGATTGCCGTGCTGGTATGTGCGTTTCTGGGCGGGATTTATCTGTTAAGGCTACGTGTTCTGCATCAACGCTTCAATGCTGTACTCGCCGAACGAAACCGCATGGCGCGGGAGATTCACGACACCCTTACCCAGGACTTTGTAAGCACCTGTCTTCAACTCGATATCGTGGCGCAACAGCTTAAGCGTGGACAGGTGGAGAAAGCGATCGAACAGGTGCAAAGGGCACGACGGTATGTCACCGAAGGGTTGGCCGAGGCACGGCAAAGCATATGGGAGCTGCGTACCAGTAACACACGGGAGCCGCTGCCAAACCAACTCGCACACCTGACGGAACGTGAAACATTCGCATCCATCCGACCGCATCTGGACGTACAAGGCTCATATAGACCTCTAAGTCCACGCGCCGAACGTGAGATCCTGCGCCTGGCCAACGAAGCGCTCGTAAACATCGTCCGGCATGCAAATTCAAGAGAAGCCAAATTGACTCTGACGTACTCCGCAGACGCGCTTATGCTTACAGTAGAAGATCGCGGTACAGGGTTCGACATGGAAGACGCTGCCAATAAAGAAGGGCACTTTGGATTGATGGGAATGAAAGAACGAGCTTCCGTCATGGACGGCAACCTGGAGGTCACAAGTATCGTAGGACAGGGAACGACTGTCAGGCTGCGAGTTCCGCTGGATGCGCTCAGTGAGCAGCGAGGTCCACGATGA
- a CDS encoding response regulator transcription factor — MSDRIRLMLVEDHHMVRQGLVALLSSTDDLEVVASIGDGLEAVEQFRTLLPDVTLIDLQLPKLGGVETIRRIRAEFPNAHFIVLTTFDGDEDIYRALQAGARAYLLKGMPLDELVATIHTVHKGRLHIPPAVAEKLAQRISGQELTARELSVLERIVAGRANKDIAADLCISEATVKTHVNNLLGKLGVADRTHAATVAIQRGLVSHR; from the coding sequence ATGAGTGACCGCATCCGGCTGATGCTCGTTGAAGACCACCATATGGTGCGCCAGGGCCTCGTTGCGCTGCTCTCCAGCACTGACGATCTCGAAGTTGTGGCCTCGATCGGCGACGGATTGGAAGCAGTCGAGCAGTTCCGCACCCTGCTCCCCGATGTCACACTGATCGACCTGCAACTACCGAAGCTAGGCGGGGTTGAGACGATCCGCCGCATCCGCGCAGAATTCCCCAACGCACATTTCATCGTCCTGACCACCTTTGATGGCGACGAAGATATCTATCGTGCATTGCAGGCTGGCGCTCGCGCGTATCTCCTTAAGGGCATGCCGCTCGATGAGTTGGTAGCAACCATCCATACTGTTCACAAAGGCAGGCTGCACATCCCCCCAGCCGTTGCAGAAAAGCTCGCTCAGCGCATCAGTGGCCAGGAGTTGACGGCCCGCGAGTTGAGCGTGCTGGAACGCATCGTAGCCGGGCGCGCGAACAAAGACATTGCTGCGGACCTCTGCATCTCGGAAGCGACAGTGAAGACACACGTCAATAATCTGCTTGGAAAGCTCGGCGTCGCTGATCGTACCCACGCCGCTACAGTCGCGATTCAGCGCGGACTGGTAAGCCACAGGTGA